A region of the Pseudomonas asiatica genome:
TGCTTCTTCAGGGTGGGCCCGTTGCCGCGCCTGCAACCAGTGCCGAGCCTGTTCCAGTGCTGCGATCAACGGCGTGCCGCCACCGGCACCCAAGGCTTGCAGCCAGGGTTGCAAAGCGGCCGAGGCCTTCAGGCCGTGGCGCTGCCACTGCGGCGTGCGCCCGCTGGCGGTAAGCAGGGCCAGCCGGGCACGCTGGCGGTAGGCCTGATCGAACAGCGCCGCCAGCAGCCCTTTGGTTTGTGCCAACGCCTGGTGGCGGCGGGTCGAGGCCGACGCATCGACGATTACCAGCCACAGTTCTGCGGGCTTGGCCTGGCGTTGCTGCCAGCACAGGTCCTGGCGCTGGCGTGGCCGGCCCTTGAGCAGGGTCGGCAGCCAGGCCACCCGACCGGCCGCGGCACTGCGCGCCCGGCCTCGGCTGGCACCGTACTGCTTGCCTGCGCCTGCTTTGGCATCCGCCCCTTTGGCAGGTAGCTGGGGGATGCTCAGGGCTTTTTTGCCCAGTTCGGCACCTCGCGGCGGGCGCCGCTGGCCACTGGCTGCGCCGCCATCGCGCCCCAGTCGCCCTGCCCGCCCTGTTCGCCAGGGTTGCCTGCGCCTTGCCGATCGGGTTGTTGCTCAGGCTGCTGCGGTGCCGCAGGGGGGTTGGCCTGGGGCGCAACGCGGCGGCGATGGCGCAAGGCGAACTCGGCCACTGCATCGACATCGGCCTCTTCGATGGCCTCGCCACCGCGCCAGGCACAGTGGGCGCGGGCGGCGCGCAGCCAGACCAGGTCGGCGCGCAGGCCGTCGACCCCGGCGGCGTAGCAGCGTTCGGTGATCCAGGCCAGCGCCTGGTCGTCCAGGGCAATGCCGGCCAGGGCCTGGCGCGCCGCCTGGCAGCGCTCGCGCAATTGCGCCTGGGCCTCGGCCCATTGCGTGCAGAACGCCTGCGGGTCGCTGTCGAAGGCCAGGCGGCGGCGAATGATCTGCTGGCGCGCTTCAGGCTCGGGCAAGCCTTCCAGGGCCACGTTGAGACCAAAGCGGTCGAGCAACTGCGGGCGCAGTTCGCCCTCCTCCGGGTTCATGGTGCCGATCAGTACGAAGCGGGCACTGTGCCGGTGCGAGATGCCGTCGCGCTCGATGCGGTTGGTGCCACTGGCCGCCACATCGAGCAGCAGGTCGACCAGGGTATCGGGCAGCAGGTTGACCTCATCGACATACAGCACGCCGCCATCGGCCTGGGCCAGCACCCCCGGGGAAAACTGCGCCTTGCCCTGCCCCAGCGCGGCATCCAGGTCGAGGGTGCCGACCAACCGTTCTTCGCTGGCGCCCAGTGGCAAGGTGACGAACGGGCCCTCGCCGAGCAGGTCGGCCAAGCCACGGGCCAGGGTGCTCTTGGCCATGCCACGCGGCCCCTCGATCAGCACGCCGCCGATCTTCGGGTCGATCGCGGTCAGGCACAGCGCCAGTTTCAGGTCGTCGGCACCGACCACGGCTGCCAGTGGAAATTGCACGGGTTCACTCATTTCAAGCCTGTTCCTCGCCGTCGAGCAGTTGTTCCTCGAGGGCTTCGCGGTAGTCGCCAGGCGCCTGCCACAGGCCGCGCTGCTGGGCCTCCAGCAAACGCTCGGTAAGGTCGCGCAGGGCCTCGGGGTTGTGCTCGCGCATGAAGTCGCGGGTCGCCGGGTCGAGCACGTAGGCATCGGCCAGCGCCTGGTAATGATGGTCGTCGATCAACTGCGTGGTGGCGTCGAAGGCAAACAGGTTGTCGACCGTCGCCGCCATCTCGAAGGCGCCTTTGTAGCCATGGCGCTTGACCCCGTCGATCCACTTTGGGTTCAGCGCCCGGGCGCGGATGACCCGGTTCAGCTCTTCCTTGAGGGTGCGGATGCGCGGCCGGTCGGCCTGGCTGTGGTCGCCGTGGTAACTGGCCACTGCCGCACCGGACAAGGTTTCCGACGCCGCCAGCATGCCACCCTGGAACTGGTAGTAGTCGTTGGAATCGAGCAGGTCGTGTTCGTGGTTGTCCTGGTTCTGCAGCACCGCCTGCACCTTGGCCAGGCGCTGGGCGAACTGGGCGCGCGCCGGGGTACCGTCGTCGCTGGCGCCGTAGGCATAGCCGCCGTGGTTGAGGTAGACCTCGGCCAGGTCGTCGCGGCTGTGCCACAGGCGCCCGTCGATGGCGTTCTGCACCCCGGCGCCGTAGGCCCCGGGCTTGGCACCGAACACCCGCCAGCCAGCCTGGCGCGCGGCCTGCTCGGCGTCCACGCCCTGCGCCTGCAGCGCGGCGCGCTCGCTACGCACGCGGGCGGCCAGTGGGTTGAGATCGTCGGGTTCGTCCAGCGCGGCCACCGCCTGCACTGCGGCATCGAACAGGCGGATGAGGTTGCCGAAGGCATCACGGAAAAAGCCGGAAACGCGCAAGGTCACGTCCACCCGCGGGCGGTCGAGCAGGCTGAGCGGCAGGATCTCGAAATCGTCGACCCGCTGGCTGCCGGTGGCCCACACCGGTCGCACGCCCATCAGCGCCATGGCCTGGGCGATGTCGTCGCCACCGGTACGCATGGTTGCCGTGCCCCACACCGAAAGGCCGAGTTGGCGCAGGTGATCGCCGTGGTCCTGCAGGTGGCGCTCGAGGATCAGGTTGGCCGAGGCGAAGCCCAGGCGCCAGGCGGTGGTGGTGGGCAGGTTGCGCACGTCCACGGTATAGAAGTTGCGGCCGGTGGGCAGCACGTCCAGGCGCCCACGGCTGGGCGCGCCACTGGGGCCGGCGGGCACGAAACGCCCGGCCAGCGCCGCCAGCAGGCCATTCATTTCGGCGCTGCCGCAGGCGTCCAGGCTGGGTGCCACCGCTTCGCGCAGCGCCTGCACCACATCGTGCACCGGCTGCCATTCGCTATGGGCTGGTAACTGTGCGGTGCCGCCCAGCGCCTGGTCGATTACCTGCAGCGCCAACAGTTCGAGGCGTTCGCGGGTATCGCCACAGGTGCGCCAGGGTTCGCTGCTCATGGCCTGCAACTGCTCGGGGCGTGCGCCCTGCCACGGCTGCCCGAGCTCGCAATCGAGCGGGTCGAAACCCGGCACCAGCGCCTTGGCCAAAGCCCGCAGCAGGCTGGCATTGCCGCCGCGACCGTCGCCACGCTCGACCCGCAACAGCGCCAGCAGGGTATCCAGGCGCAGCCGCCCTACCGGGGAGTGGCCGAACACATGCAGGCCATCGCGAATCTGCGATTCCTTCAGGTCGCACAGGTAGGTGTCCAGGCGCGGCAGCCACACGGCAGCATCGTCCAGTTGGCCTTCCAGTTGCAGTTCGCGGTCGATGTGGTTGGCCTTGACCAGTTCGAGAATGTCGCGCTGCAACTCGCGGGCGCGCCGCGGGTCGAGCAGCTGTGCTTCGTAGAACTCGTCGGCCAATTGCTCCAGGTGGCGCAACGGGCCATAGGTTTCGGCACGGGTCAGCGGCGGCATCAGGTGGTCGATGATCACCGCCTGGGTGCGGCGCTTGGCCTGGGCACCCTCGCCCGGGTCGTTGACGATGAACGGGTAGATGTTCGGCAGCGGGCCGAGCAAGGCGTCCGGCCAGCACTGCGCCGACAACCCGACGCCCTTGCCGGGTAGCCATTCGAGGTTGCCGTGCTTGCCGACGTGGATCACCGCGTCGGCGGCAAAGGCATGGCGCAGCCAGAAGTGAAACGCCAGGTAACCGTGCGGCGGCACCAGGTCCGGGTCGTGGTACACCGCGCTGGGGTCCACCTGGTAGCCCCGTGCCGGCTGGATGCCGACGAAGGTCAAGCCGAAGCGCAGGCCGGCCACCATCAGCCGGCCACTGCGGTACATCGGGTCCTGCTGCGGTGGCCCCCAGCGTTCCAGCACGGCCTGGCGGTTGGCCTCGGGCAGGCGCTCGAAGGCGGCCTGGTAGTCGGCCAGGCTCAGGCTCTGCGCACAGGGGCGCAGGTCCAGATGGTCGAGGTCGTTGGTCACGCCTCCGAGCAACTGGTGGATCAGTTGCGTGCCACTGCCCGGCAAGTCGGCCAGCGGATAGCCTTCGGCCTGCAGGGCCTTGAGGATGTTCAGCGCCGCCGCTGGCGTGTCCAGTCCAACGCCGTTGCCAATGCGACCATCCCGGGTCGGGTAGTTGGCCAGCACCAGGGCCACGCGCTTTTGCGCATTCGGCAGGCGCGCCAGTTCGACCCAGCGGCGGGCCAGTTCGGCGACAAAGTCCATGCGCTCGGGGTGGGCGCGGTAGCAGACCACGTCGGACTGGCTGCGCTCGCTGCGCCAGGCCATGTCCTTGAAACTGACCGGGCGGGTGATGATGCGCCCGTCCAGTTCGGGCAAGGCAATGTGCATGGCCAGGTCACGCGCCCCCAGGCCCTGCTCGCTGGCTTCCCAGCCGGGCTGGTTGTCTTGCGCGCAGATGGCCTGCAGCACTGGGATGTCGCGACGGAACGGGCGCAGGTTGGGCCGTTCGGGGCTGGACAGGGCAAAGCCGGTGGTGTTGACCAGCACTTCGGCACCCACCTCGTCCAGCCAGGCTTCGACCTGCTCCAGGCAGGCGCTTTCCTTGAGGCTGGCCACGGCGATCGGCAACGGGTTGAGCCCGGCGGCCTGCAGGCGCTGACAGAACACATCGATGAACGCGGTGTTGGCCGCCTGCAGGTGCGAGCGGTAGAACAGCAGTGGCGCCACCGGCTGTTCGGGATGCCACTGCGGGTACCAGTCCTCCAGCGTGGCGCTGCCCTTGGCCGGGTGATACACGGCGGTGCGCGGCAAAGGCTGCGGCTCGTCCCAGGCATAGTCGCGGCCCAGCCACTGGCTGGCCAGGCAGTTGAACAGGTTGATGGCATTGGCCTTGCCGCCCTGGCGCAGGTAGTGCCAGAGGCGTTCGGCCTGCTCGCCGCTGACACTGCCCAGGCTGGTCAGCTCCGGGTCCGGGCGGTCGTCGCCCGGCACCAGGATCAGTTGCACGCCACGGCCAGCCAGCTCGACCAGTTGCTCGACGCCATAGCGCCAGTAGCCGACGCCGCCGTGCAGCGACACCAGGATGACCTTGGCATGGCGCAGCACCTGGTCGACGTACAGGTCGACCGAGGCATGGTTCTGTACCTGCATCGGGTTGGCCAGGCGCAGGCTGGGGTAATCCTCGGGCAATTGCTCGGCGGTATCCGCAAGCAATGCCAGGTGCGAATCGCCGCTGCAGAGAATCACCAGCTCGGCGGGCGTCTGGCCGAGGTCGGCAATGCTGTCATCCGGCACGAAGCCGCCGGGCTGGGTCCGCAGCAGGTGCATGGGTCAGGCGCCCAGTGCCTGGCGCAGGCGCGCTTCCAGCTGGGCGGCGTCGAGGTCCTGGCCGATCAGCACCAGGCGGGTGATGCGCGGCTCGTCGGCGCGCCAGGCGCGGTCGAAGTGCTTGTCGAAACGGGTGCCCACGCCTTGTACCAGCAGGCGCATCGGCTTGCCCGGGATGGCAGCGAAGCCTTTGGCGCGCAGGATGCCGAATTCCACCACCAGCTGGGTCAGGGCGTCGAGCAGCAGGCTTTCGTCGGCTTCGGGCAGGTCGATGGAGATGGAGTCGAAGGCGTCGTGGTCATGATCGTCATGGTCATCGCCGTCATGATGCGAATCGTGGTGGGTACGGCGGCCATCGATGTGCGCCTCGGACTCGGCGCCCACGCCCAGCAGCACCTCCAGCGGCAGCTTGCCGCTGCTGGCCTCGATCACCTTGACCGCCGGCGGCAGTTCTTCGGCCACCTCGGCGCGGACCTTGGCCAGGCCTTCGGCGTCGATCAGGTCGGCCTTGTTCAGCACCACCAGGTCGGCGCTGGCCAGCTGGTCGGCGAACAGTTCGTGCAGCGGCGACTCGTGGTCCAGGTTGGGGTCGAGCTTGCGCTGGGCATCGACCTGGTCCGGGTAGGCGGCGAAGGTGCCGGCGGCCACGGCCGGGCTGTCGACCACCGTGATCACCGCGTCGACGGTGCAGGCATTGCGGATTTCCGGCCACTGGAAGGCTTGCACCAGCGGTTTGGGCAGGGCCAGGCCGCTGGTTTCGATGAGGATATGGTCCAGGTCGCCACGGCGTGCCACCAGCTCGCGCATCACCGGGAAGAACTCTTCCTGCACGGTGCAGCACAGGCAGCCGTTGGCCAGCTCGTAGACGCGGCCGGTGGCTTCTTCTTCGGTGCAACCGATGCTGCACTGTTTGAGGATTTCGCCGTCGATGCCCAGTTCGCCGAACTCGTTGACGATCACCGCAATGCGGCGGCCCTGGGCGTTGTCGAGCATGTGGCGCAGCAAGGTAGTCTTGCCCGAGCCGAGGAAGCCGGTGACGATGGTGACGGGGAGCTTGGCCAGTGTTTTCATGTCGCATTGCCCTTGGCAGATTGGCGCGGGCATGCAGGACGACAGCCACGGGCCAGACCGGCCGGGCTTGTTCGCCACCGGATCACCCCGCCCGGTTGAAAGTCGAAAACGTGACGAGGCAGGTCTCCTGGCTCGCACCGTTCCATGTACCCGCTGGTGCAGCGGGCTGGCGGGATGACGCCTTCCCGCGCGCGGGCGCAGTGGCTGTGTCGATCCGTTGTCGGTGCTTACAGTTGCGGGGGCAGCCGCGGCTTGTACCGCGTTCCCGTCTTAGCTTCGGCCTGGCCGAAGAACCTCGAAGTGGCAAGGCTACGCAGTGGCTGGCAGGTGGTCAACCATTGCTGTCGGGCTGGCCGACAACAAGTGGCGCAACTGCGTTACAGTGGTGGCTTTGAGCAGCGAGGCCCCCGGTGGAACCCTTGAACAAGCGCGATTTGGCACGCCTGGAGCGTGAACTGGTGGTTTGCCTGACCGAAGCCTGCGAAACCGCCAAGGCGGAGATCGTCGGTTTCAGCTGGCTTACCCATCGTCTGGCTCCCGAGGATTTTCCGGCCAGCCTGCGTATTACCTGGGTGTTCGAACGAGAGGCCGACAAGGCCGCCGCCGTGGCGGGCGACGCGAAGGTACGCATGCTGGCGCTGACCGGCCTGGCTTTGGAACAGGCCGGCATTCAGCTGGATCATCCGGCCTGGCATGTGCGGTTTGACAGTGAAGAGACCTGCCAGCAGAGCCACGGGGGCGACTGGAGCAAGCGCTTGAGGGGGCGCTGATCCAGGGGCATGCGCGGTCCTGGCTCTTGTAGGAGCGGCCTTGTGTCGCGATAGGGCTGCGAAGCAGCCCCAGGGTTTCAGCAAAGACGCACAAATTGCTGGGGCTGCTTCGCAGCCCTATCGCGACACAAGGCCACTCCTACAGGGGCCGCGGCGCACTCGCGGAATCTGTTTTCCCGCGACAACGATGCCTCTATCCGTTAGGCTACGCATTCCCCTGTCACGAGGTGTTCGTCCAATGCGCCATTGATGCCGCCGTCCCTTCGACGGCCAGTCTTCAGCCTCCGGTTCGCTCCGGAGATGTCGCGGCATTTGTGGAGTTGTGCATGACGAACACGTCGATCCTGACGCTGGACAGCGTCTCCTTGGCCTTGCCTGACGGCAGGCTGTTATTTACCGACCTCAGCGAAACCTTCGACCAACGCCGCACCGGCCTGGTCGGGCGCAACGGTGTGGGCAAGAGCCTGCTCGGGCAAGTACTTGCCGGCCAGCGCGAACCAAGCAGCGGCCAGTGTCGGCGCCTTGGGCGCATCCATCTTCTGGACCAGCAGGTGATCGAGCGCAGCGCCACGGTCGCCGACCTGGCCCAGGTGGGCGCGGTGCTCGCTGCGCTGGAGCGCATCGAGCAAGGCAGCGTCGCACCCAGTGACTTCGACACCGTCGGCGAACGCTGGGATATCCGCGAGCAATTGCAGGGGCACCTGCAACGCCACGGCCTGGGCCAGCTCGACTGGCACCAGCCCGCCCGCAGCCTGAGCGGTGGCCAGGCCATGCGCGTGGCGCTGGTCGGCGCCTGGCTCAGCGAAGCGGACTACCTGATCCTCGACGAACCGAGCAACCACCTGGACAGCAACGCCCGCGCCCAACTGCTGAGCATGATCGAAGCCTGGGACCGGGGCTTGCTGGTGATCAGCCATGATCGCAGCCTGCTCGCGCACATGACGCGCATCGTCGAATTGTCCAGCCTGGGCTTGCAGGCCTATGGCGGCAACTACAGCTTCTATTCGGCCCAGAAAGCCAGCCAGACGGCGCAGGCCCAACAGCAACTTGCCCGGCTGAAACAGGAGCAGCAACGCCAGGCGCGCGAACTGCAGCGCCAGCGCGAAGACCTGGAACGTCATCAGGCCCGCGCCGGGCGCAACGCCAGGCACGCCAACCAGGCCAAGATCCTGGTCGACCGCCAGCAGGAGCGCAGCCAGGCCACTGCGGGCAAGCAGCGCCGCGACCATCGCGACGCCCGGCAGGCGCTGCAGGGCAAAGTGCGTGACGCCGCTCGCGAAGTCGAGCAGGACAGCGCCATTACCCTGCATGCACCCACGCCGCAGCGCCATCCGGGCCGCGAAGTGCTTGCCTTGCAGGCGCTGCACCTGCCCCGCGGCACGCGCAAACCACTGAACCTGCGCTTGTGCCTGGGCCAGCGGGTGGGCCTGGTCGGCGCCAATGGCAGTGGCAAGTCCACCCTGCTCAGGCTGATGAACGGTGAGTTGCCAGCACCGCCCGACAGCCTGCGCCTCAGTGGTGAAACCGCCCTGCTCGACCAGCACTGCAGCGCACTACCAGGCCACACCAGCGTGCTCGACCACCTGCGTCAGGCAAACCCGACACTGGCCCAGGGCGACTTGCGCAGCCGCCTGGCGCAACTGGGCCTGGATGCCGCCCGCATCGAACTGCCCAGCGGCCTGCTCAGCGGCGGTGAGCGGATGAAGGCAGCACTGGCCGCCGTGCTGTACCGCGAACGGCCGCTCGACCTGTTGCTGCTGGACGAACCCGGCAACCACCTGGACCTGCCGTCACTGGCCGCACTGGAACACATGCTCGGGCAGTTTCGCGGGGCGCTGGTGGTGGCGTCCCACGACCAGGTACTGCTCGACAAGCTGGCGCTGGACGAGTACCTGCACCTGTAGAAGCCGCTATGAATGCATTGCAGGCTATCAATTCGTGACTGGCCGTTCCCGATCTGCCACGGATGTATTATGGTGGCGTGGTGCGCATATAACAGCAGCCCGAGCAATCGGGCACTTGCAAGACAATGAGGGTGTCATGAGCAACGAAAGCATTAATTGGGACAAGCTGGGTTTCGACTACATCAAGACCGACAAACGCTACCTGTCCGTATGGCGCAATGGCGAGTGGGACAAGGGCACCCTGACCGAAGACAACGTACTGCACATCAGTGAAGGCTCCACGGCCCTGCACTACGGCCAGCAGTGCTTCGAAGGCCTCAAGGCCTACCGTTGCAAGGACGGTTCGATCAACCTGTTCCGCCCGGACCAGAACGCCGCCCGCATGCAGCGCAGCTGCGCCCGCCTGCTGATGCCGCAGGTGCCGACCGATGTGTTCATCGAGGCGTGCAAGCAAGTGGTCAAGGCCAACGAGAAGTTCGTGCCACCGCATGGTAAAGGCGCCCTCTACCTGCGTCCGTTCGTGATCGGCACCGGTGACAACATTGGCGTGCGCACCGCCCCCGAGTTCATCTTCTCGATCTTCGCCATCCCGGTTGGCTCGTACTTCAAGGGCGGCATGAAGCCGCACAACTTCCAGATCTCCAGCTTCGACCGCGCAGCCCCGCAAGGCACTGGCGCGGCCAAGGTCGGTGGCAACTACGCCGCCAGCCTGCAGCCGGGTGCAGAAGCGAAGAAAGCCAACTTCGCCGACGCCATCTACCTCGACCCGCTGACCCACACCAAGATCGAGGAAGTCGGTTCGGCCAACTTCTTCGGCATCACCGCCAACAACGAGTTCGTCACCCCGAAATCGGCTTCGGTGCTGCCAGGCATCACCCGCCTGTCGCTGATGGAACTGGCGCAATCGCGCCTGGGCCTGAAAGTGATCGAAGGCGATGTGGAAATCAACAAGCTGGACCGCTTCATCGAAGCCGGCGCCTGCGGTACCGCTGCGGTGATCACCCCGATCGGCGGCATCGAGTACAACGGCAAGCTGCACGTGTTCCACGACCTGGAAAAGGTCGGCCCGGTTACCCAGAAGCTCTACAACGAGCTGACCGGTATCCAGAGCGGTGACGTGGAAGCACCGGCTGGCTGGATCGTCAAGGTTGCCTGAGGCGCTTTAACGGTTTGAAAAACGGGGCATGCCAGCGATGGCATGCCCCGTTTTTTATTGGCTGATGGCACCGGCTGCGCCGGTGTTCGCGGCTAAAGCCGCTCCTGAAACCTGCGCCGTCCCTGTAGGAGCGGCCTTGTGTCGCGAAAGGGCTGCGAAGCGGCCCCAGGATATCCGCACAAAGCACAAATCGAGGGGCCGCGCAGGGCAGTTAGTTTTCACGCAAAGCGACGCTGCATCAGCAGGTGCCGGGCTTTGTCGAAGGCCCAGTTGTACAGCACGGTGTAGGGCAGGATGATCACAAAGAAGCCCAACTCCACCATGAACGCCTGCAGCAACGAAATCTCCAGCATCCACGCCGCCACCGGCAGACACCACACCACCAGCCCGGCTGCGAAGCCCAGGCCGTGCACAAAGCGTGCGCTGGCCTTCCACTGGATGCGCTCGACCCGCACGTAGCGATCGACCAGCGCGTTGTAGACCATGTTCCACAGCATGGCGATCACCGACAGGGTCACCGCCAGCGCCCCCGCCGTCGCCAGCGACTTGCCCATGACCCAGGACAACAGCGGCGCACACAGCAGCACGGCGAACACTTCATAACCGACGGCGTGAACCAGGCGTTCGGTGAAAGAGACGTTTTTCATTGCAAATTCCATCCATTGCGTGAGTCGTGCTTCCTATTTTCTTTGATAGAACTGATACTCGCGACATAGCTACCATCGGTTTTATCAATACCATGCGCTACTCACCCGAAGCCCTGGTCGCCTTTGTCGAAGCTGCATCGCTGGG
Encoded here:
- a CDS encoding ATP-binding protein, translated to MSEPVQFPLAAVVGADDLKLALCLTAIDPKIGGVLIEGPRGMAKSTLARGLADLLGEGPFVTLPLGASEERLVGTLDLDAALGQGKAQFSPGVLAQADGGVLYVDEVNLLPDTLVDLLLDVAASGTNRIERDGISHRHSARFVLIGTMNPEEGELRPQLLDRFGLNVALEGLPEPEARQQIIRRRLAFDSDPQAFCTQWAEAQAQLRERCQAARQALAGIALDDQALAWITERCYAAGVDGLRADLVWLRAARAHCAWRGGEAIEEADVDAVAEFALRHRRRVAPQANPPAAPQQPEQQPDRQGAGNPGEQGGQGDWGAMAAQPVASGARREVPNWAKKP
- a CDS encoding multidrug/biocide efflux PACE transporter, with the translated sequence MKNVSFTERLVHAVGYEVFAVLLCAPLLSWVMGKSLATAGALAVTLSVIAMLWNMVYNALVDRYVRVERIQWKASARFVHGLGFAAGLVVWCLPVAAWMLEISLLQAFMVELGFFVIILPYTVLYNWAFDKARHLLMQRRFA
- a CDS encoding ATP-binding cassette domain-containing protein, whose product is MTNTSILTLDSVSLALPDGRLLFTDLSETFDQRRTGLVGRNGVGKSLLGQVLAGQREPSSGQCRRLGRIHLLDQQVIERSATVADLAQVGAVLAALERIEQGSVAPSDFDTVGERWDIREQLQGHLQRHGLGQLDWHQPARSLSGGQAMRVALVGAWLSEADYLILDEPSNHLDSNARAQLLSMIEAWDRGLLVISHDRSLLAHMTRIVELSSLGLQAYGGNYSFYSAQKASQTAQAQQQLARLKQEQQRQARELQRQREDLERHQARAGRNARHANQAKILVDRQQERSQATAGKQRRDHRDARQALQGKVRDAAREVEQDSAITLHAPTPQRHPGREVLALQALHLPRGTRKPLNLRLCLGQRVGLVGANGSGKSTLLRLMNGELPAPPDSLRLSGETALLDQHCSALPGHTSVLDHLRQANPTLAQGDLRSRLAQLGLDAARIELPSGLLSGGERMKAALAAVLYRERPLDLLLLDEPGNHLDLPSLAALEHMLGQFRGALVVASHDQVLLDKLALDEYLHL
- a CDS encoding branched-chain amino acid aminotransferase, which encodes MSNESINWDKLGFDYIKTDKRYLSVWRNGEWDKGTLTEDNVLHISEGSTALHYGQQCFEGLKAYRCKDGSINLFRPDQNAARMQRSCARLLMPQVPTDVFIEACKQVVKANEKFVPPHGKGALYLRPFVIGTGDNIGVRTAPEFIFSIFAIPVGSYFKGGMKPHNFQISSFDRAAPQGTGAAKVGGNYAASLQPGAEAKKANFADAIYLDPLTHTKIEEVGSANFFGITANNEFVTPKSASVLPGITRLSLMELAQSRLGLKVIEGDVEINKLDRFIEAGACGTAAVITPIGGIEYNGKLHVFHDLEKVGPVTQKLYNELTGIQSGDVEAPAGWIVKVA
- the cobN gene encoding cobaltochelatase subunit CobN gives rise to the protein MHLLRTQPGGFVPDDSIADLGQTPAELVILCSGDSHLALLADTAEQLPEDYPSLRLANPMQVQNHASVDLYVDQVLRHAKVILVSLHGGVGYWRYGVEQLVELAGRGVQLILVPGDDRPDPELTSLGSVSGEQAERLWHYLRQGGKANAINLFNCLASQWLGRDYAWDEPQPLPRTAVYHPAKGSATLEDWYPQWHPEQPVAPLLFYRSHLQAANTAFIDVFCQRLQAAGLNPLPIAVASLKESACLEQVEAWLDEVGAEVLVNTTGFALSSPERPNLRPFRRDIPVLQAICAQDNQPGWEASEQGLGARDLAMHIALPELDGRIITRPVSFKDMAWRSERSQSDVVCYRAHPERMDFVAELARRWVELARLPNAQKRVALVLANYPTRDGRIGNGVGLDTPAAALNILKALQAEGYPLADLPGSGTQLIHQLLGGVTNDLDHLDLRPCAQSLSLADYQAAFERLPEANRQAVLERWGPPQQDPMYRSGRLMVAGLRFGLTFVGIQPARGYQVDPSAVYHDPDLVPPHGYLAFHFWLRHAFAADAVIHVGKHGNLEWLPGKGVGLSAQCWPDALLGPLPNIYPFIVNDPGEGAQAKRRTQAVIIDHLMPPLTRAETYGPLRHLEQLADEFYEAQLLDPRRARELQRDILELVKANHIDRELQLEGQLDDAAVWLPRLDTYLCDLKESQIRDGLHVFGHSPVGRLRLDTLLALLRVERGDGRGGNASLLRALAKALVPGFDPLDCELGQPWQGARPEQLQAMSSEPWRTCGDTRERLELLALQVIDQALGGTAQLPAHSEWQPVHDVVQALREAVAPSLDACGSAEMNGLLAALAGRFVPAGPSGAPSRGRLDVLPTGRNFYTVDVRNLPTTTAWRLGFASANLILERHLQDHGDHLRQLGLSVWGTATMRTGGDDIAQAMALMGVRPVWATGSQRVDDFEILPLSLLDRPRVDVTLRVSGFFRDAFGNLIRLFDAAVQAVAALDEPDDLNPLAARVRSERAALQAQGVDAEQAARQAGWRVFGAKPGAYGAGVQNAIDGRLWHSRDDLAEVYLNHGGYAYGASDDGTPARAQFAQRLAKVQAVLQNQDNHEHDLLDSNDYYQFQGGMLAASETLSGAAVASYHGDHSQADRPRIRTLKEELNRVIRARALNPKWIDGVKRHGYKGAFEMAATVDNLFAFDATTQLIDDHHYQALADAYVLDPATRDFMREHNPEALRDLTERLLEAQQRGLWQAPGDYREALEEQLLDGEEQA
- the cobW gene encoding cobalamin biosynthesis protein CobW; translated protein: MKTLAKLPVTIVTGFLGSGKTTLLRHMLDNAQGRRIAVIVNEFGELGIDGEILKQCSIGCTEEEATGRVYELANGCLCCTVQEEFFPVMRELVARRGDLDHILIETSGLALPKPLVQAFQWPEIRNACTVDAVITVVDSPAVAAGTFAAYPDQVDAQRKLDPNLDHESPLHELFADQLASADLVVLNKADLIDAEGLAKVRAEVAEELPPAVKVIEASSGKLPLEVLLGVGAESEAHIDGRRTHHDSHHDGDDHDDHDHDAFDSISIDLPEADESLLLDALTQLVVEFGILRAKGFAAIPGKPMRLLVQGVGTRFDKHFDRAWRADEPRITRLVLIGQDLDAAQLEARLRQALGA
- a CDS encoding vWA domain-containing protein, producing MAWLPTLLKGRPRQRQDLCWQQRQAKPAELWLVIVDASASTRRHQALAQTKGLLAALFDQAYRQRARLALLTASGRTPQWQRHGLKASAALQPWLQALGAGGGTPLIAALEQARHWLQARQRAHPEEALRCLVFTDGRLQHWNAVQPMPCATLLVDMELAPVRLGRAQRLAQQLQADYQHLQQFRLVD